GACAAAATGAGTAAATCAACAGAACATAGGCAATATTTCTGAAGCTTCATTCACTCCCAGAATAAAACACATCAGGCATGTAAACAAGTATGTCATGATTATAAGTTTAACCGATATTATGTGGTTTTGCAACCAGAACAACCCTCAAGCCAGCTAACAAGATTTTTCACTTTTCCTTATTACTCAATCTCTATACTAAGTCTAATAATGCTTATTTCTAACGAAGAAAAACAGATTAGTAACCATAACAGTCTGCAAGGTCACTGTCAGAGCAGTCTAACAATGTGAGAGTATCACTCATATGTATTAGAAGGTTTCTGCTGAATATAGAATCCCTTCAGAGCTGTATTTTTCACGATACCTAATTTCTTTAAACCTATAAAGTAAAAAGGGATGTTatattggaaaatattttttcaggGAATTAAGTGGTTCCCTCACTTACTTTTCAATGTTTGATTGGTGAATAACAAATACTTTGTAAAACAATATTCAATAAAGATTCATAATAATGTCAATTGGATAGTGTTTTATCGAGTATTAAAGATCGATAATGATAGAGTAAGTGTTGGTTATAGCAAGTGACATGGACTAAGAATTGGACTATTGTTGAGGAAAATTACTTCCACCTTTAAGTGAAGTCAACTTCCCCCttttcctaaaaatattttccagtAAACAACCACTACAAAATGACTTATTCGTGGAATTTTCCAATTACCAAACACACCTAATTCCATAATTTTTCTCAGTGAACAGCAAAACAGAAGAGTATAATATATATCCTTGTATCACATGAATTAGGCAATGGGGCAGGTTGCAGCTCAAATATCCAGTCAAAAGACCACCTCATCTCTAAAAACTGCAGTGTTCCAAGTGAAGCTACAATTATAATATTACAGGCCATACCCCAGGCCAAGATGCTGTGTGGTATCTACTCTCTTCCTGGTCAAGGATGCTAATCCAGTAAAATGAATTGATAGAATGATGCAAGCATGCACCAGTCAAAGCATGAAATATCTTACTTTAGAAATACTAAGCTCACATTAGTAGGTTATCAATTTCTACAATGGACAGTATCGAAAGAAGGAAAAGGTTACGAAAAACAACCATAGCTTAATCTCTATCTTGGTGCAACAAAGTGTGCTGGAAATTTTAGGTGTCATAAGGATCTGAATGGTGAGAGCTAGTTGTTTAGCGCATCAGTCATCACAATGTCTATCGTTCTTAGCTGCTTTTTTTCACATATCTACTAGTGCCAACTTCAAAGGGCATAATAACCAAGTAAGGGGCTACACAGGAAAAAGCACAAAATTTCTAGAAGTTGGGAGCAGGGTGCAATTAACAGGATCAGGAGCAAAGTGAGTCATTGACAAAGCTAGTCATTCAAGGTACCTGTAACACTTCTGAAATTAAAGTCGGCAAGTCCTTTTTCAAGCGAGTTTTGCCATATTGCTTCTAATGCTGGAACAATAGGGGCAACATCAGTTCCACTAGCTAGGAATCCCAGCCTGGTAAAATCATTTGCCATCTCAGCATAGTCCTCATTCACCGCATGGACAACAGCATCAATCAGAATCTGTTTATTTTGCTGAAAAGAGAAGACAGACAGATAGAATCAAAATTGCAGGCCAACTGGAAAATAGACAAGTAGCTCTGGGCAATTATAGATGTTGAAAGTAAGGAGAACTGATAATATCCCATAGAACTCTTGATTCAGTGAACTTAACTAGGAGAATCTTGGAGGGTACAACAGCAACCTGGGAAGGTAGGATGTATGCATACCCTAATTTTGGAGGGTGTTTCATTATATTCACAAGGATaccataaaatattttgtatctACTAACCCTGTTTGTTtaagagaaaattttattttattttgaaacagaaaagataaaagagaatAATTATTTAACATATCGTACATCTACgttgctcggactctttaaaaatgtcGAATGATGCATATCAGAtactccaaaagtagtgcattttggTGAATCCGACACAGGTGCGGCAacaattttggagagtccgagcaacatagtcGTACATACATAAGACTCCAAAATGAGAAGCTGTTCTTGTACATTATTCCTCAAACTAATTTCAAGAGAGGTATCTCTTTTCACATGGTACCACAGTCCCTATAATCTTGGTAGAGATTTAAGTTACTTTTGCCTACTGCAGGGTGGTCTTGTGTCACCCACCCGGTGaaggttttctttcttttctatgTTTTACTATCCATGCCTCCTTAGTTCCCGGTGATTGTTCTGACAGCTAGACACCTTTTTCTGGTGACCATTGTGGCAGCATACGTGCCCCTTTCGATGACCATTCTGGCAAAATTGTGTTTCTTTTCAATGGACGTACTAGCGCATTACTTTTCTAGCCCCTATTTTGGTGACATTTCAAGCTAAACACCTCTTTGCAAAATTGAAGTTTGGTTTCTGAACGGAAGAAGTATTCTtcgtttcttctttttcatgaTATTAGACTTTGGGTAATGAGTCCCTTCTCTAAATATTAAATTTCAGGTCGTTCTACTCAAGATCTTcttctcttccttctcttcaTGATATCAAGTTTAGGTATTGAGTTCCTCTAGCATTGAATTACAGGCTACTGTTTTTGGAAAatcttcctctctttttcttcatgAAATCAGAGTCCAGATAGAGTCCCTCGTCTGAACATTTAATCTTCGGTCATTATTCTGGAAAAATCTTCTTCTCTTCTGATTTTCTTTACCATAGTTACGGCATTGAGTCCCTCCTCTGAATAGATAGGTGGTTGAAAGTTCATCTGAACAAAGACTTAAAGCGACAATAAACAGATTGGAACTAGAATGAACCTGAGGATTTAGGTGAAATTCAATAGAATAGCTCGCTAGGTACCTCCTGGATACCCCTAGTCTTCTATTCTCTACACCTCCTCATATGGATTCTTCCAAATTCAAAAAGTTGAAGCACAAAATAACCCAAATAGAAAGCAGGACTAATCCCAGTTTGTAGATAGAAGTTAGCAAAGCCTCTAACACCAAGAACCTTCCCCTTCCACATTAATGATCATTCTCTTGGTGAGGATCACAGGTCACAATACAAATATCACCGGAACACTACCTTCCTGATTGGTAGAATTAACTTCAGTATGCATCATATCTTGTAATACATCTCTCATGATTCAGTTTGCATCGGAAGGAAAGACATTGACAATTTTCAGCACATTGACTCAAGTTTCTCATAGGAAACTCTGTTTTTTGAGATTCAGTTTGCATCGAAAGGAAAGACATTGAAGATTTTCAGCACATTGACTCAAGTTTCTCATAGGAAACTCTGTTTTGAGATTTCTAGCATAACATTgtaatattattatcatcatcacATATATCATCAAAGAAGAAATGACTATGCAAAGCCACAAGGAAGACTATATTCATAGTACATTCAAAATAGAAAAGGGGTGTTCTTCTTTCCATTTCCCTTTACAGCGGTTAAAAGAAAGGGCCTGCAACCACTTTGCAGAATCTAGACAACCCTATACAAGCAAGTTGATATTAACCAACATGTTCTACATATCAACTTTACCCAATAATCAGCAATTACAAACCCTCAATTCTCACCTTCTTCAGAATTTCATAATTTACAAATACCTCAAACTTATGTAGTAATAGAATCATTTTATTTGGGCATGCAATAACTTCGGTTCAATGACAGCAAATTTGACCTCCTAACTTCCGATTTAGATAATCTAAGGAGGATGAATACATGACCATATGTTAGTCTAAGACCATAATAGATTGCCGGGGATTCCTTGTGACCTGTATTTGGCATGCTCATTGAACACACACATACACATAAAGTCAATCACATCAGGCATCATTTAACTAAATACCAGATATACAGACGATCCATCAAATTACCTGACTGAGCACAGCAACATTGCCAAAGTCCACATAGGCAATGCGTCCATCACGCATAGCAAAGATATTCCCAgggtgaggatccccatgaaATAGGCCAAATTCGAGGAGCTGCCGCAAGGCTGCACTAACTCCAACAGTTAAAAATCCATCTATATCAATTCCTTCATCTCTGATTGCCTAAGTCACAAGAATGACGATGTATTAATACAAGGAGCACATCCCAAAGCACACTTTGAGGAAAACTAAAGATCCACACCTGTGGGTCAGTGCACCGAATTCCATCAATCCACTCCATCACCAAAACACGTGAACCAGAAAGCTGTCTGTAAACCCGAGGTATTTTAACAGTAGGGTCATCTTTGAAATTTTCCAAGAAGTCTTCGATATTACGAGCTTCctagaaaggaaaaagaagagggATGATTACAGAACACAAACAttgaaagacttccaaaataaGCAAAACTTCTTTCCCCATTCAATTTGCAAAAATAGGAATGTGCAGCACTACCAAGGTATAATCCAACTCCTCCAATAGCTTCTCACCAAATTCATCAACTATAAGCTCAGCATTACACCCCAGTTTCTGTAGACTGATGCCATTCAAGAAGGAAGCCAGAGTGCGGAAGAGAAAAAGATCTCTGTAGATGATAGGCTCTATTTGCGGCCTTAGCACCTAAAAGGAAAGAGCAAACCCCAATTATGAATACCACTGCATCATATTGTTAAGTCAATTCTTTGAAGCTTCTAAGAACAGCCAGATGCTTCAAATGAGATGCATATATGTATATGAAACTAGCATAAAAAAGGAATGATTAGATAACACACATGATTTCTCTATGCACATTTGTGTCGAGTGTGAAATATTGGACCTTAACAAATCTAAAAAGCTTTACTACTTGACTATGTTCAATGGCCATCTAGATATTTTTCAGCTATTTATGTAGTGGACAATCGTCTTATGACTGTTACTAGTTCTGCATCAGGTGTTCTCCAAATGACTATAAAGGAAGGTCAAAAGTGTGGTGACACATTGATGATACGATAAAAGGCTACAAGACTTAGCAGTAAAATTGGTCAACAGAAAAGAAAGAGTGCAAGCAAGCAGGAAATGGTCAACCTTTATGGCAACTTCTTCCCCTGAAGCACGTAAAGTAGCACGGTATACTTGACCCAAACTTGCAGCTGCAATAGTTTTTGAAGAAATTTTGCTGAAAACAGCTTCAAGAGGCTGGCCCAATTCCTCTTCTATGATGTTAAAAGCAACCTACATCATTGTCAATGATTTCTGATCAAAGGAAAAGTGTTCGATGTAACAAAAGCATGCATCACCTGCACCTCACTTGTCATCTAATTACCTGATTAGGAAAGGCAGGAACATCATCTTGAAGAATGCAAAGTTCATTCATGTAATCTTCTCTGATGATATCAGGCCTGTTCGCAAGAACCTGTAAGAAAGAAATAACAGATAACTAATCAGAAGACATACATGCATGTATGCTATTGCAAAAAATCGAGAGAAAAACAGAGACATAGTAcagtatatataataaaataaacaagatTTCAGAACAGAAGTATAAATGAGCAACAAATTAGGTAAGCTAAACGTGTTGAAAATTGCTTCTGTTAATGCAGATTTACTAGaatattaagttgtttagttgCAGGAGTAAACTTTGTTAAAATTAAGTAGTTTAGTTGAGATAGTTtaggtttttgaattttattctaCAGATTTTCTGTTTTTAAGTTGGCTATTTAGACCCTCTGTgcataataataattgatagaCAATTTCAATCACTTCTAGTATATTTGCTGCTCTACCATCTTTTGAAAAACCAATAGTGGTATCGGAACTTCTATAGGATCTATGAGTTCTTCCTTTCCATTGATCTTAATGGATCTATGTTCATTGAAGAACTCTCAACCACTTTTAACCTCCATACTTATTTTAACTCATGCTTATTTTTAACGTATGATCCCCATCTTTAACCCTTactaatttttaacttttgggtCCCAATATCAATTTGTAACCCATGCTTCCTGCTGTTTTCAACCAACACCAAAATTTTAAACTGTTTTTAACCAATAACTGTTTGGACCCATACACGTTTATCCATACTTATTTTAATCATGACAAGCATCAATATCTCTTTGAATAACCCACAAATCTTCATTTGTGAAAACTATAATTTGATTAGTGAAGTTCAAGTCTTACTTTGAATCCTATGATTTATGGGATGTTGTGAAGGAAGAAAAATCCTtacaacaactttttgcaaatcCTACAATTGtccaaattaaaacattttcaaaagagCTTTTGGATAAAACAATGTTGttgtcaaaagaagaaaaaaggaagaagaaatagTCAGGTTACAAGTATATGCAAATTCGTAGATGCTCAAAACAATCCTAAAGCACGAACAACAGAAACAAAATTGAGGAGcaactttttaaaattgcaGCAACAGAAGCAAAGTAGGAGTGttgaaaattgtttttgttactACATATTTACTAGAATATTaagtggttagctgcaggatgAGTCTATGCTTAAATATAGTTGGATaatttagttgagataatttaggtttttgaattttattctgcagattttctgtttttaagacaattttaaTGACTTTTAACATTTTTGCTGCACCACCATCTTTTATAAAAACCAACAAAGCAGAGCTAAGCAAAAAGAGTTGTAAGTCTATTTACATAATATACCTTTGCCTGCAGAGAAAACAATACGATAAACAAATAACTATTGCTGCTGAGAACAGcgaaatcaaaaggaaattacATCTATGCCTAAGTGCACATTCTTGGAAATTATCACATGTTATGTTTGTACAAGAAATATAAGATGACCAGGAAGCATTTATTTGAACTCAATTTTACCAAAgaggtttaatttcttaatatttagTTGCACCCTATTGCCAATGCGTCTAGCTCTTCCAATTGTCACTGGTATTGACTATATCTCTGTAAAATAGAAATGTTCCATTGTTCCTCTAAAGTTAGGATTAACGTGTATTCATCAAGCAATATTTATTTCTGCAATGACCCTTAGAAGTGCTAAATGTGTTTGGAGGTATAGTAATAAGCCACTGAAGGTTTCACCATTTTCAGTCGATGTGCACATAATAGTGATCCAATAAAAGACTTCTGTTTGTGCCCAAAAAACGACGAACACTAGTAAAGAGGATATCAGACTTAAAATCATGTTGCTGAGTCATCCTAAAGTAACTTTTACTGTCTATAGGAATTTCCAGCCAATGGAGTGTGAAATACTTCTTTACTACACAATTTCAGCAATTTATAGCATTTCTACAGCCTTCAACTCTATGTTTGCACAATGTATATTCTTCTGATAACAGTTTGTTTCATGGTTAACTGGCATTATATATCTTCTTTGGCTATACACGCTAATACAGAATCATTTTCCAGTTTAAGATTCCAAAGTCTAAAATTTCCAATTAGAGCAATACTCATCcacaaaaaatataacaacaaaTTCACtaatcttataaaaaaaaaatataacaaccAATTGTTCTTGAACTTCAGAAATTTAAAAACACCAAACCTGTCCTGCTTTGATGAAAGAAGGTCCCAAATCACACAACAGCTTCCTCAGCTGCCGAGCACGGAAAGGAACAACTTCTTCGTCACGACCCACCAAATAATCATACACCAGTGTAGTCCAGTAAATCCCCAAACTCCAAACAATCTCTATTCCTCTACCAACCAAAGAAAAAATCTGTCCTCTTGACTCTAGCACCTTGTTTCTCACCTAAAAACCCAATGTTTGCATCAAaaacacaaatttcaaataaacccaCATAAAAATGAACTTAACTTTCCAATACATCCACAAAAATTTAACCAATAATATAGCAATTAATTGAGAAGTAACTCACATACTACACACTTAACTTGCCCATAAACCAACAAAAGTTACCAAAGAACTCAAATAATCTCAGGGATGTTAATCACGCATTACAAATTCAATTCTCCAATAAATACCCAAAAAAATAACCAAGAGAGAACAAATAACTATCTAGGAATTTATTTACATGTTCCAGACTTCTTAGGCAAAACTAATTCGACATAataaaaacttgatttttctGCACAAACCACAAAAATTATCAAAGAAAACTAGCAAAATAACTACCAGGATGCTATTCACATACCCCCAAATCAATTTTCCAGaaaacaatatacaaacaaaaaaactagGAAGCAAGTAATTCTCATACAGATTCTGGAGAATACTTCCGGAATGGAATGCAAACTCCACGTTCAATATCAAGTTGCTCCAAAGCGCTAGTCCTAGAAATGTCCTTCACTAGCAAAGCAGTTTTCTCCGACGGAGTCTGTACAGTAGAAACACTACTTACTGCACAAATCCTAGTCGATAAAGATCGATTTTTTTTAACTGTATTCAACAGTTTCCTTCTGTTTTTGTACTCAATTGATAATGAGGTTATTGATGAATACAAGCAACTAGTACAAATTCCCTccattttttccctttattttctCAAATCAAGAAGATGAAATAGTGAAATTAAAGAGTGGATTTGGGATTTTTACATATGAGTTATGGATTAAGAAGAAATTTTGATTGAAAAGTGTATGTGGTTGTCTATATGACCACAaatttgtgtgtatatatttgaTGATGATCAGAATTTAGAAATATGGAAACTCTGAAGTAACAAACTGAGCTGTCTTATGAGTTGTACAGTATGCTTCAAGTGTTTTTTGTTTCTCTCATTTTGTAGggtatttttagtttttgtgtggttggaaaaagaaagaaaatcagtTAGAGTTtctctttaatttaataggagtATATTCTTTTTGGTAGGGCAATATtacaaataattctttttttaatcttaaattagaaaaaatgtatGTTACATGAGGCACAATTATTACCTtatccattttaatttgttttgctCATTGAATTAGGATCGACAAAATTAGTAATGAGATTATCTGGAAGTAAGTGAAAGTGACTTTTATAGTGAGCAAGATGAGAGAAGCGATATTGAAATAATTGGAGCATGTAGAGAGGAAGTTTGTTAATGCTCCAATGAGAAGGTGCAAAAGGTTGGTTGTAGGGTATGCGAAAGGGTAGAGGTAGGAGTAAGAAGTATTGAGGAAATATGATTTGACAGAACATGACACAATATTACAACTTCATATTATTGAGGATATGACTTTAGATAAGTATGAATGAATGTCACGCATTAAGGTAGAAAGTTAATAAGGATAGAGTGTTGTCTTACTTTGCGAAGATTTAGATTTGTTAGTGCATGCCGTAGTACTAGTCGTACTTTTTAGTTCTTGCCATGTGCTATTTATTGTGTTTCAATTATCACATTATTTGGTTGTTGTTATTGTGTCTTTCATGTAGACTTCACTATTGCTCTTCGTATTAATTGTTGtgtctttttcattattttcttctctttttactTGAGTTTGATGCACTTGAGCCGATGATCTTTTGATAACAATCTCTCTACCCTTTTCAATCCACTTAATAAGATTtcactgaatatgttgttgtttgttagTAGTCCAAGCTCgaactaatattaaaattacatGTTTACTtgttttctaattaaaaataataattacttttttattttttctaatatcaATTTCACACTTCATAAAAATTTCTAATATATTAAAGCATGAacaagtatttaaaaattatgagaaaatattttttaaatttatattttaatgttttttttaaatcaaataaatatacgcataaattttttttattttgtttagctgatttttctttttgagatcATACTCGAgttattcaaattaattttttcatcatattgggAAGCTTGTCAACAAAATTCTTCTTATGGACTTTGCTCTATTGAGATTTGGAATTGATATAATCTCACCTTGTTGTTGCAGCAGAGACCTAAAGAATGAGATGAGACTATAGAATATATCTTCAATAGTAATAATACTGTCAAAGAAATATGAAACAGGCTATTCAGAGCTATGAGATTATCCTTTTGAGTACCTCTATACTCTGTAATCTCTTATAATGACAAAAATCTACTCTGAACAACTAAGCTCACTATTTATTCTAATAGATTACCCTCaacattatattttgaaaattttgaaaagttagGTGCACCAAAAAATACGACCTGTAAACTCTTCCATTGATAAAAATGTTATCAAATCTTCTACAAAGTTGAAGTTTGTATGGGCAAGACGTCCAACAACTTTGATGATTTACTTTATGATCCACCGTCAGAAACTTGTCACGAGCAACTTCATATTTTACGAAACAAACTAAAAGACAATGCTTGAAAGTTGAATACTAATAGTAACTACATGAATAGTCAGAATAAAGCAGAGTTGGAGGAGACTTTCTCTCACTATGAATGAACTCTAGAAAAACAATTGAACCTAAAGAATAAATAAGATGAGAATGTCATGTTATAAAAAAAAGCCAAGAAGCAATCTATTTAGATCTTCAATCCTCACCACAATTTGCCTCTTCATTATCGTGTTATAATAATTATACATCTTTAAAATCTATCTTTAATTAATGTACTTAGTACAAAATTTATTAAGACCCTTGGTCAACTTAGAAACATAATGCTAGTAAGTTTTTTGAGTATGTAAGATTATGAATAGTCTCACTTAATTTTTGTAgcttttgtttaattttttttcttcatacaactttttaattttaatacaataagcATAAAGACTATTTTAATATACtttcaatttaaaattataataattctttttctacTTAAGATGAACTCAGTATTTATTTATCACCTTCCGAGCAAGTTTACTCGCATTGAtcattcttctatttttttattactactATACCCTTCTCGATTTCCGGTACGGAAGTCCTTAGCTCGGCTTCTACCCAGATACCGGCAAATTCGCCGACGTTGAAGTCTCCCGTCGCTGTCTCCGTTTCCGGCGACGATGAAGCTctcattttctctctcttcaaagCCATCTTCAAACCTGAAGAAGCATCCGTCTTCTCAGACCTTCACCGGCGACGATCCCCGCAACTCCTCAAACCCCGTCGAAAAAGAGTACGTCACGGAATTCGACCCTTCCAAAGCTGCAGCTAGTTCCACCAAAGACACACTCATAATACCTCCAAAGCAGAACGAATGGCGCCCTATCAAACGGATGAAAAATCTCGAAGTCCCTCTCCAAGCGGATGCTTCTGCTGCCGATCAACCACTTCAATTCGAACTTGACTCTGGCGCTGGTGTCGAACCGGCGTCAGATGGAATCTCTTACGGCCTCAATGTCCGCCAATCAGAAAACCCTAATCCTGATcctaaccctaaccctaaccctaaccctaacACGAACTCAAACTCTAAACAGATGATTGATCCGATGTTGCATAAGTTTAAGGAAGATTTGAAGAGGTTGCCAGAGCATAACGGGATTGATGAATATACTGATATGCCAGTGGAGGGATTTGGGGCTGCTTTGTTGAAGGGTTATGGGTGGGTTGAAGGTAGAGGGATTGGTCGGAACGCGAAAGAGGATGTTAAAGTTGTTGAGTATAAAAAGTGGACAGCTAAAGAAGGGATTGGATTCATACCTGAAGTACCAAAACTTAGCAGTAAGGGTGAAGGGGCTGTTAAATTGATTAAAAAGAAGAGTGAAGACGGTGTTAAAGTAGATCATAGTGATGGTAGTATTGAGAAGATAGATAGAGAAAAAGGAGGGAATGGATTATATGTAGGGAAGAAAGTGAGGGTAGTGAGAGGAAAGGAAATGGGAATGAAAGGAGAAGTTTTGGAGGTGAATAGCAGTGGAGATTTGGTGATCTTAAAGCTTGCGGACAAAGAGGTGAAGCTTCAAGCACGAGACTTGGCTGAATTGGGTTCAGTGGAGGAGGAGAGGTGTTTGAAGAAGTTGTTAGAATTGAAGATTAGAGAAGAAAAGAGTAAACTTGATGGGGTTAGGAAACAGTCATCTGGAGGTAGAAGTAGAGATGAAGCAACAACGGAGAGTAAAAAGGAAAGCAGAAGAAGTAGAGATGAAAGGAGTGATAAAGTATCTTGGCTTGCTAGTCACATCAGAGTTAGGATTATAAGTAAGGATTTGAAAAAGGGAAGATTGTATCTAAAGAAAGGAGAAATTATGGATGTGGTTGGACCGACAAGTTGTGATATATGTATGGATGAAACTAGGGAGTTGATACAAGGTGTGGATCAGGAATTGCTTGAGACTGCTCTTCCTAAGCGTGGTGGTCCAGTTCTTGTTCTGTATGGTAGGAACAAAGGTGTGTATGGCCACTTGGTTGAGAAGGATAGTGAGAAGGAGACTGGAATTATCCGAGATGGTGATACAAAGGAGTTACTCAAAGTGCGACTTGAACAAATTGCTGAGTATCTTGGAGATCCAAGCTATATTGGTTATTGATCCCAGTCCTAGTGAGTAGAATTTGGCATTGGCATGATGAGGAATTGCTATCAAATCAAAGGTATTGAAATTGTTACTTCCTTGGCCTCTCATGTTATATAAAAAACACACattatcttttctttcttattcaTGTAAGTGCTTTGAAggttatatttttgtaattttgatgCATGTATAAGTACTGCTGCTAATGGTTCTTCTGTTAAGAACTTCTAGCTATTAATCCagtcatttcttttttttctcctctttaaAGCAATAACAAATCTTCTCTGTTTTTTTAGATGAAAGTAAAAGTATCATTGCCAGTATTAAGTAGATGAA
This genomic stretch from Solanum stenotomum isolate F172 chromosome 10, ASM1918654v1, whole genome shotgun sequence harbors:
- the LOC125878474 gene encoding protein MOS2, giving the protein MKLSFSLSSKPSSNLKKHPSSQTFTGDDPRNSSNPVEKEYVTEFDPSKAAASSTKDTLIIPPKQNEWRPIKRMKNLEVPLQADASAADQPLQFELDSGAGVEPASDGISYGLNVRQSENPNPDPNPNPNPNPNTNSNSKQMIDPMLHKFKEDLKRLPEHNGIDEYTDMPVEGFGAALLKGYGWVEGRGIGRNAKEDVKVVEYKKWTAKEGIGFIPEVPKLSSKGEGAVKLIKKKSEDGVKVDHSDGSIEKIDREKGGNGLYVGKKVRVVRGKEMGMKGEVLEVNSSGDLVILKLADKEVKLQARDLAELGSVEEERCLKKLLELKIREEKSKLDGVRKQSSGGRSRDEATTESKKESRRSRDERSDKVSWLASHIRVRIISKDLKKGRLYLKKGEIMDVVGPTSCDICMDETRELIQGVDQELLETALPKRGGPVLVLYGRNKGVYGHLVEKDSEKETGIIRDGDTKELLKVRLEQIAEYLGDPSYIGY
- the LOC125841366 gene encoding protein ACTIVITY OF BC1 COMPLEX KINASE 1, chloroplastic, giving the protein MEGICTSCLYSSITSLSIEYKNRRKLLNTVKKNRSLSTRICAVSSVSTVQTPSEKTALLVKDISRTSALEQLDIERGVCIPFRKYSPESVRNKVLESRGQIFSLVGRGIEIVWSLGIYWTTLVYDYLVGRDEEVVPFRARQLRKLLCDLGPSFIKAGQVLANRPDIIREDYMNELCILQDDVPAFPNQVAFNIIEEELGQPLEAVFSKISSKTIAAASLGQVYRATLRASGEEVAIKVLRPQIEPIIYRDLFLFRTLASFLNGISLQKLGCNAELIVDEFGEKLLEELDYTLEARNIEDFLENFKDDPTVKIPRVYRQLSGSRVLVMEWIDGIRCTDPQAIRDEGIDIDGFLTVGVSAALRQLLEFGLFHGDPHPGNIFAMRDGRIAYVDFGNVAVLSQQNKQILIDAVVHAVNEDYAEMANDFTRLGFLASGTDVAPIVPALEAIWQNSLEKGLADFNFRSVTGKFNQLVYNYPIRIPERFSLVIRSLLTQEGICLTLEPGFKFLEVAYPYVAKRLLTDPNPALRERLIQVLFKDGLFQWKRLENLISLAKENVTKLSKNPAFRGNNRGASNHLKNEQKLDLTDTIKDGARLFIIDEGIRRQLLLALTEDSKLHIQEVVDVYRLLEDQVDVPSMAMELAQDLPSVARDILLSWSSSVLSDR